From the Mycobacterium sp. DL592 genome, the window GAGTTGGTGGAGGTGTCCCAGTCCGCATTGACGTTGCTGCTGTCGACCTTCTGCTGCTGGGCCCGCCACCACATGTAGAACGAGAGCCCAACCAGGATCACGAAGATCAGGCCATCCCCTGCCAACTGCGAGGAGGTCAGGGACTTCACTGCGTCGGACAGCCAGTAGGACAGTGCACCGACGAGTGCAGCTGCCGGCAGGGTGACCAGCCAGGCCACCGCCATCCGGCCGGCGACTGCCCAGCGGACCTCAGCCCCCGGCTTGCCCACGCCGCTGCCCAGGATCGAGCCGGTGGCGACGTGAGTGGTCGACAGCGCCATACCGGCCGCGCTGGAGCTCAGGATGATCGCGGCCGAGGAGGCCTCAGCAGCCAGGCCCTGGGGGGACTCGATCTCCACCAGGCCCTTACCGAGCGTCCGGATGACGCGCCAGCCGCCGATGTAGGTACCGAGGCCGATGGCCAAGGCGCAGGAGAGGATGATCCAGAACGGCAGACCGTCCTTCTTCACGTCGCCGGTAAGGTGACCCGTGGTGATCAGCGCCAGCGCGATCACGCCCATGGTCTTCTGTGCGTCATTGGTGCCGTGGGCGAGCGCGACCAGCGACGCCGTCGCGATCTGGCCCCACCGGAAGCCCTCCTCGCGGCGACGCGCGAGCACCTTGCGGGTGATCCGGTACACCAACCAGGTCCCGCACGCTGCGACGACGCCGGCGATGACCGGTGCGGCAACCGCCGGGATGAGCACCTTCTCGGTGACGCCCTTCCAGTTGACACCCGCCATCCCGAGCGCGGCCAGGCCGGCGCCGATCAAGCCGCCGAACAGCGCGTGAGACGAGCTGGACGGGATGCCGAACAGCCAGGTCAGCAGGTTCCACAGAATGCCGCCGATCAGGCCCGCGAAGATGATCGTGAGCCCCATCGACGCATCGATGTTCGGCAGCAGGTGACCGGTCTTCGAGTCCTGCACCTTCAGCACGGACGTGGTGACCGTGACAGCGACCTCGACCGACAGGAAGGCGCCGACCAGGTTCAGGATGCCCGCGAGGAGCACCGCTGTCTTGGGCTTCAGCGCCCCTGTGGCGATCGAGGTGGCCATGGCGTTACCGGTGTCATGGAACCCATTGGTGAAATCGAATGCCAGTGCTGTCGCAATCAACAGCACCAGGATGATCATCTCGGCGCTCATAGGCTGTGATTCTGCTGGGTCAGACGACCCTTTGCCTAGTTGCCGAAAGTCACCGAAATCGCTGTAAGCAGGGCATTTGCAAACCCCCCGGCAGGTGTTCATCGGTTGTTCACCTGCCATAGTGCCGACGTTGGCCTGTTCCGCCGGGCGCAGGGTAGATCCATAGCGCGGCACCCCTTGGTGCCGACTAAGATTCTCGACGTCCATCGGGCGCCTGCGGACGCCCCGGCCAGGGAGATGCCGTGGTGTCCAATTTCATCACCAAGATCGTGGCCTGGATCAAATCCGGCTACCCCGACGGTGTTCCCCGCCCGGACCAGGTTCCACTGTTTGCGCTTCTGCGTCGTCGGCTCACCGACGACGAGGTCAAAGCCGTCGCGCAGACGCTTCTCGACAGCGGCGAGTTCGACCACGTCGACATCGGCGTCCTCATCACCGAGATCACCGATGACCTGCCCTCACCGGAGGACGTGGAGCGGGTCCGGGCCAAGCTGGCCACCTACGGCTGGCCGCTGGATGATCCGCGGGACAGTGAGGAAGCCGAATAACCACGCTGCGAGCCCTCGCCATCCCCCCCGGCCCCTCGGCACAGTCACTGCTGGCAGCGCTCGGGGGTGTCCTCGACGGGCGTGACGCCCCACTGGTTCCCATCCCTGCCGGAGATCTGCGGGAGAGCGAACTGCTGACGACCTCGTTGCGGGTCGGTGAAGAGATCGACGACGACGTCGCACTGGTGGTGTCGACGTCGGGCACCACCGGAACACCCAAGGGCGCGATGCTCACCCCGGCCGCACTGATCGCGAGCGCGGCGGCGACGCACGACCGCCTCGGCGGTCCGGGCACCTGGCTGCTGGCGCTGCCCACCCACCACATCGCCGGGATCCAGGTTCTGGTGCGCAGCCTGCAGGCCGGCACGGTGCCCGTCGAACTCGACGTCTCGGCGGGCTTCGACCCAACCGAATTGCCAACGGCGGTAGCCCAATTGGGCTCCGGTCGGCGTTACACCTCGATGGTGGCCACTCAGCTCGCCAAGGCGCTGCTGGATCCCGAAGCCACCGCGGCACTGGCTGAACTCGACGCTGTGCTGCTCGGCGGCGGGCCGGCCCCGCGACCGGTACTCGACGGCGCGGCGGCCGCCGGAATCGCGGTGGTGCGCACCTACGGTTCGAGCGAGACCGCCGGCGGCTGCGTCTACGACGGGGTTCCGCTCGACGGGGTGCGGATACGGCTGGACGACGGCACCGAGCCGGGCGAGGGACGCATCGTGATCGGCGGGCCGACACTGGCCAAGGGCTATCGCAACCCGCCTGACCCCGACCCGTTCGCCGAGGCGGGCTGGTTTCACACCGACGACCTCGGCATGGTCGACGACAACGGGCGGCTGGTGGTTCTGGGGCGCGCCGACGAAGCGATCAGCACCGGTGGGCTGACTGTGCTGCCCGGACCCGTCGAGGCCGTACTGTCGCGGCACCCGGCCATCGCCGACTGCGCGGTGTTCGGGGTGCCCGACGAACGTCTGGGTCAGCGGGTGGTGGCCGCGGTCGTCGTCGTCCCCGGCGCGGTCGAGCCGAGCATCGACGACATCAAGGACTACCTCGCCCACTCGCTGGATTCGACGGCCGCACCGCGGGAACTCCACATCATCGACGAACTGCCCCGCCGGGGCATCGGCAAGTTGGACCGCCGGGCATTGCGGCTCCGCTTCGAAAACGGCGGAGATTTGCCAGGCGGCTACGGTTGGTGAACAATTGTTCACTGAAGGAGGTCTTTCCTATGGGCGACCTGAAATATCTCGACCTGCACGGTGACCGCGTGGCCTACCTCGACGAAGGCCAGGGCGAGGTGATCCTGCTGATCCACGGCATGGCAGGCAGCTCGCAGACCTGGCGGTCGGTAATCCGGCCGCTGTCGCGCAAGTACCGCGTCGTGGCACCGGACCTGCTCGGGCACGGCAACTCCGCCAAACCGCGCAGCGACTACTCGCTGGGCGCGTTCGCGGTGTCACTGCGCGACCTGCTCGACGAGTTGGGCGTCGCGCAGGCCACCGTCGTCGGCCATTCGCTCGGCGGCGGGGTGGCCATGCAGTTCGTCTACCAGCATCCCGACTACGCCCAGCGCCTGATCCTGATCGGCAGCGGTGGGCTGGGTCCCGATGTCGGCTGGACCCTGCGACTGCTGTCGGCACCGGGAGCCGAGTTCATCATGCCGATCATCGCGCCACCGCCGGTGCTGTCGGTCGGCGAAAAGGTTCGCTCCCTGTTCGCCAAGATGGGGATCGAGTCGCCGCGCGGCGCCGAGATCTGGAACGCCTACAGCTCGTTCTCCGACGCCGAGACCCGGCAGGCGTTCCTGCGCACACTGCGCTCCGTGGTCGACTTCCGCGGTCAGTCGGTCAGCGCGTTGAACCGCTTGCACGTCAAGGCAAACCTGCCGACGATGGCGATCTGGGGCGACCAGGACGCGATCATCCCCGTCGACCACGCCTACGCCGCCCAGGCAACCCGGCCCGACGTCCGGCTGGAAGTGCTGACCGGTGTGGGGCACTTCCCCCAGGTCGAGCGGCCGGCCGAGGTCGTCGAGCTCATCGAGGACTTCATCGCCACCGAGCCGGGCGCCGTCATCGAGCAGCCCGCCACCCCGGTGTGACCGAGCGGTTCGCCTCCGCACCCGTCGCGCGGCTGGCGACGGTGACACCCGAGGGCCGTCCGCACGTGGTGCCGATCGTGTTCGCCGTCGACGGCGACGTCATCTACACCGCGGTCGACGGCAAACCGAAGTCCACGCAGCGGCTGCGCAGGCTGGCCAATATCGCGGCCAATCCATCGGTGAGTGTGCTGGTCGACCACTACGGCGACGACTGGTCCCAGCTGTGGTGGGTACGGGCCGACGGTGTCGCCTCGATCGTGGCGGACGGACCCGAGTTCGACCGGGGCGTGAGGTTGTTGCGGGCGAAATACCCTCAGTATGAATCGGTTTCACTCGACGGTCCGGCGCTGGTGGTGACGGTGCAGAAGTGGACGTCCTGGCCGGGTTGAGGGCCCTCGTAAGCTGGATAACCGTGAGCATCGGGCGCAAGGAAGCGATCGCGGTCAGCGTCGGTGTTCTCCTGGTGGCTGCGGCATTCATCGTCCCGCACCTGAACCTGGGCATCGTCACACCGCTGGTCAACATGAAGCCGGCGGAGATCAAGGCGTTCGCCGACGCCGCCCCGATCTTCGGCTGGTGGAACGCCCATATCGGCTGGGGCACCGTACCGGCGATTGTGATCGGCGCCGCCGCCGTGATCTGGGGGGCCGCGCTCGCCCAACGGCTGTCCTGGCGTGCGCTGACCTTCACGGTGTGGGCGACGTCCTTCGCGTGGGCGTTCGCGCTGGCGATGATCGACGGCTGGCAGCGCGGGTTCGCCGGCCGGCTCACCGCACGCCACGAGTACCTGCGCCAGGTGCCCACCATCACTGACATCCCCGAGGCTGTTCGCACGTTCTCGAGCAGAATCCTGGATTTCCAACCGAATTCGTGGATCACCCACGTCTCCGGCCACCCACCTGGCGCCCTGCTGACCTTCGTATGGCTCGAGCGGATCGGACTCGGCGGCGGCGCCTGGGCCGCGTTGTGGTGCGTGCTGATCGGGTCCAGCGCAGCCGCGGCGGTGATCGTGGCGGTGCGGGCGCTCAGCGACGAGGCCACCGCGCGCCTGGTCGCACCGTTCGTCGCGGTGGCCCCCACGGCCATCTGGATCGCGGTCTCGGCCGACGGCTACTTCACCGGGGTGGCCGCCTGGGGTATCGCCCTGCTGGCGTTGGCCGTTCGCCAACGAGTGCGCCGGCCGTGGCTTGCCGCCACCGGGGCGGGGCTGCTGCTGGGGTGGGGCATCTTCGTCAACTATGGCCTGGCGTTGATTGCGCTGCCCGCGGTGGCGGTGCTGATCTGTGCCGCCGACTGCCGCACCGCGCTACGCACACTGATCCCTGCGGTGCTGGCCGCGCTGGCGGTCGTCGCCGTGTTCGCCGTGGCCGGATTCTGGTGGTTCGACGGCTACGTTCTTGTCCAACAACGCTATTGGCAGGGCATCGCGAACAACCGGCCGTTCCAGTACTGGGGTTGGGCCAACTTCGCGTCCGTGGTGTGCGCCATCGGCCTGGGCAGCGTGGCCGGTATCGGCCGGGTACTCGACATCGCGGCGATCAAGCGCCGCTCGGGCCTGCACATGCTGGTGCTGGCTGCCCTGGCGGCAATCGTGTTCGCCGACCTGTCGATGCTGTCCAAGGCCGAGACCGAACGGATCTGGCTGCCGTTCACGGTGTGGCTGACCGCCGCGGGTGCCCTGTTACCCGCCCGCACCCACCGATGGTGGCTGAGCCTCAATATCACCGGCGCCCTGCTGTTGAACCACCTGATCCTGACGAACTGGTAGCAAGCGGTCGCCGACCAGGTAAAGCAACGCCGCGCCCCACACCACCGCCAACGCGATCCAGAACCCGGTCTGATAGTCGCGGTCGAGCACCGTGAGATTGTCCAGATGCTGACCCGGCTTGGAGTACACCGGAATGGCCAGCGCCACCAGCACCACCGTCAGCAGCCCGGCCACCAGCACCGGCGTCCACCACCGGTGCGGCAGCAGCCGCCGACCGGCGAACCCGAGTGCCACGCACAGCGGCGCGAACACCGCATCATGCAACAGCACCCCGATCAGCGCCCAGGCCACGATGCGGATGATCACCTCGGTCGAGTTGTCCCACACCAGCACCGCGCCGTAGACCCCGACGGCCAGGCCCGCGACAACGAGAGCTACCCGGATACCGTTCACTGCACGACCTCAATCCTGGTCAGCCACTTCGTCTGCAGCACACCGGGTCGCGTGGGTGCGATCAGCCGGCACGGGTACCCGTGGTCGAGGTCGAGGGTCTGACCGTTGACCTTCAGCGCGATCAACGTCATCGAGTCACCGGCGTGCCGGGCCGGCAGCACCGTGCGCGAGTACGGGCCCGGCGGCTCCAGCGAGATCATCCGGACATCGGAATCCGGCTTGCCACCAACCGCTTTGACCAGATCTGCCAGCACCACGCCGGTCCAGTCGGCCTCTGCACTCCAGCCTTCGACGCAGGCGATCGGCAACCGATGGGTGGTCTGCGGTAGCGCGGCAAGCTCGGCCAACGAGAACGCCTTGGTGGTCGCGCCGTTGACGACGGTCAGCCGGTACTGCGGCGACTGTGCAGCCTGGATCACCCCGGCGGCCCACGCCGTCCGGTTCACCGGAAGGCCCTGCGGCCCATCACCCGAACGGGGTGCCAGCAGGGAGACCTTCCTGAGCCAGGAAACCGTTTGCCCGGCAGTCAGAATCGTCGCCGCACCCACCGCCAGCCCGGTGCCTGCCAACACCGCGCGACGGCGCGGTCCGTGGTGCGGCATCAGCCCGCCTGCCGGAACATCGTCGAGCGGCTCACCCAGCGCGCGACGGATCACCGGCAGCTTGACACCGATGTGCACCAGCACAGCACCGGCCGCGACATAGGCCATCGCGTAATGGCTTGTGGTGAAGAAGAACTCGAACGCATACCACTGCGCGATGTTCATGATCCCGGTGGACAGCTGAAACAACATGGCGCCCACCAGGACCAGGATCGAGGCCCGCTCCAGCTGCCGGGTGAGCCCGCCGATGATGGGCCGCTCGAACAGTTTCGGGTACACCGACCACAGCTTGACCACCAGCAGCGGGATCGCCGCGATACCGGAGATCACGTGCAGCCCCTGGGTGAACTGGTAGAGCCACACCGG encodes:
- a CDS encoding inorganic phosphate transporter, whose translation is MSAEMIILVLLIATALAFDFTNGFHDTGNAMATSIATGALKPKTAVLLAGILNLVGAFLSVEVAVTVTTSVLKVQDSKTGHLLPNIDASMGLTIIFAGLIGGILWNLLTWLFGIPSSSSHALFGGLIGAGLAALGMAGVNWKGVTEKVLIPAVAAPVIAGVVAACGTWLVYRITRKVLARRREEGFRWGQIATASLVALAHGTNDAQKTMGVIALALITTGHLTGDVKKDGLPFWIILSCALAIGLGTYIGGWRVIRTLGKGLVEIESPQGLAAEASSAAIILSSSAAGMALSTTHVATGSILGSGVGKPGAEVRWAVAGRMAVAWLVTLPAAALVGALSYWLSDAVKSLTSSQLAGDGLIFVILVGLSFYMWWRAQQQKVDSSNVNADWDTSTNSVVPAEVREATKVAKPTSPKASV
- a CDS encoding DUF3349 domain-containing protein; translation: MSNFITKIVAWIKSGYPDGVPRPDQVPLFALLRRRLTDDEVKAVAQTLLDSGEFDHVDIGVLITEITDDLPSPEDVERVRAKLATYGWPLDDPRDSEEAE
- the menE gene encoding o-succinylbenzoate--CoA ligase; amino-acid sequence: MAALGGVLDGRDAPLVPIPAGDLRESELLTTSLRVGEEIDDDVALVVSTSGTTGTPKGAMLTPAALIASAAATHDRLGGPGTWLLALPTHHIAGIQVLVRSLQAGTVPVELDVSAGFDPTELPTAVAQLGSGRRYTSMVATQLAKALLDPEATAALAELDAVLLGGGPAPRPVLDGAAAAGIAVVRTYGSSETAGGCVYDGVPLDGVRIRLDDGTEPGEGRIVIGGPTLAKGYRNPPDPDPFAEAGWFHTDDLGMVDDNGRLVVLGRADEAISTGGLTVLPGPVEAVLSRHPAIADCAVFGVPDERLGQRVVAAVVVVPGAVEPSIDDIKDYLAHSLDSTAAPRELHIIDELPRRGIGKLDRRALRLRFENGGDLPGGYGW
- a CDS encoding alpha/beta fold hydrolase, with protein sequence MGDLKYLDLHGDRVAYLDEGQGEVILLIHGMAGSSQTWRSVIRPLSRKYRVVAPDLLGHGNSAKPRSDYSLGAFAVSLRDLLDELGVAQATVVGHSLGGGVAMQFVYQHPDYAQRLILIGSGGLGPDVGWTLRLLSAPGAEFIMPIIAPPPVLSVGEKVRSLFAKMGIESPRGAEIWNAYSSFSDAETRQAFLRTLRSVVDFRGQSVSALNRLHVKANLPTMAIWGDQDAIIPVDHAYAAQATRPDVRLEVLTGVGHFPQVERPAEVVELIEDFIATEPGAVIEQPATPV
- a CDS encoding TIGR03668 family PPOX class F420-dependent oxidoreductase, encoding MTERFASAPVARLATVTPEGRPHVVPIVFAVDGDVIYTAVDGKPKSTQRLRRLANIAANPSVSVLVDHYGDDWSQLWWVRADGVASIVADGPEFDRGVRLLRAKYPQYESVSLDGPALVVTVQKWTSWPG
- a CDS encoding molybdopterin-dependent oxidoreductase, which encodes MTGDAKAATKYTLRGTAVTARVGVALGIAVTICFVTGLISHFIQHPQPWFFWPTRPVWLYQFTQGLHVISGIAAIPLLVVKLWSVYPKLFERPIIGGLTRQLERASILVLVGAMLFQLSTGIMNIAQWYAFEFFFTTSHYAMAYVAAGAVLVHIGVKLPVIRRALGEPLDDVPAGGLMPHHGPRRRAVLAGTGLAVGAATILTAGQTVSWLRKVSLLAPRSGDGPQGLPVNRTAWAAGVIQAAQSPQYRLTVVNGATTKAFSLAELAALPQTTHRLPIACVEGWSAEADWTGVVLADLVKAVGGKPDSDVRMISLEPPGPYSRTVLPARHAGDSMTLIALKVNGQTLDLDHGYPCRLIAPTRPGVLQTKWLTRIEVVQ